In the Aythya fuligula isolate bAytFul2 chromosome 8, bAytFul2.pri, whole genome shotgun sequence genome, one interval contains:
- the B3GALT2 gene encoding beta-1,3-galactosyltransferase 2, translated as MLQWRRRHCCFAKMTWNTKRSLFRTHLIGLVSLVFLFAVFLFFNHHDWLPGRAAFRENPMAYTIRGFRSTKSEMNHSSLRNVWKDAVPQTLRPQTVTNSNNTELSPQGVTGLENTLSANGSIYNEKGAGHPASYHFKYVINEPDKCQEKTPFLILLIAAEPGQVEARQAIRQTWGNESLTPGIQIVRIFLLGLSTKINGYLQRTILEESKQYHDIIQQEYLDTYYNLTIKTLMGMNWVASYCPSVPYVMKTDSDMFVNTEYLIHKLLKPELPPRHKYFTGYLMRGYAPNRNKDSKWYMPPDLYPSERYPVFCSGTGYVFSGDLAEKIFKVSLGIRRLHLEDVYVGICLAKLRIDPMPPPNEFVFNHWRVSYSSCKYSHLITSHQFQPSELIKYWNHLQQNKHNACANAAKEKAGRYRHRKLH; from the coding sequence ATGCTTCAGTGGAGAAGACGACACTGCTGCTTTGCAAAGATGACCTGGAATACCAAAAGGTCTCTATTTCGCACCCATCTCATTGGCCTGGTCtctcttgtatttctttttgctgtgtttctgttttttaatcatCACGACTGGCTGCCGGGCAGGGCTGCTTTCAGAGAAAATCCCATGGCTTACACTATACGAGGATTTAGGTCTACTAAGAGCGAGATGAACCACAGCTCTCTAAGGAACGTGTGGAAGGACGCCGTACCTCAGACTCTCAGGCCTCAAACAGTCACCAACTCCAACAACACCGAGCTGTCACCCCAAGGAGTCACCGGTTTGGAAAACACGCTCAGTGCCAATGGAAGTATTTACAACGAGAAAGGCGCTGGGCATCCAGCTTCGTATCATTTCAAATACGTCATCAATGAGCCTGACAAATGCCAGGAGAAGAccccttttctcattttgctcattgctgcagagccaggccaAGTGGAAGCCAGACAGGCGATTCGACAAACCTGGGGTAACGAAAGCCTGACGCCTGGCATCCAAATTGTTCGCATCTTTTTGCTGGGGCTAAGCACCAAGATAAACGGATACCTCCAGCGCACCATACTAGAGGAAAGTAAACAATACCATGACATCATTCAACAAGAATATTTAGACACCTATTATAATTTAACCATTAAAACTCTGATGGGAATGAACTGGGTTGCATCTTATTGTCCAAGTGTTCCGTATGTTATGAAAACTGACAGTGATATGTTTGTCAATACTGAGTATTTAATACACAAGCTTCTGAAACCAGAACTTCCTCCAAGgcacaaatattttacaggTTATTTAATGAGAGGTTACGCACCTAACAGGAACAAGGACAGCAAGTGGTACATGCCACCTGATTTGTATCCAAGCGAACGTTATCCTGTATTCTGCTCTGGAACTGGTTATGTTTTTTCTGGAGATTTAGCagaaaaaatcttcaaagtCTCCCTAGGCATCAGACGTTTACATTTAGAGGATGTATACGTGGGGATCTGCCTTGCCAAGCTGCGAATTGACCCTATGCCTCCACCCAACGAGTTTGTCTTCAATCACTGGCGAGTTTCTTACTCCAGCTGTAAATATAGCCACCTAATTACCTCCCATCAGTTCCAACCTAGTGAACTGATCAAATACTGGAACCACTTACAACAGAATAAGCACAATGCCTGTGCCAATGCAGcgaaagaaaaagcaggcaggTATCGCCACCGTAAACTGCACTAG